The region ATATGCGGTGATGCTCCAAAAACCTTCCAACAATACTGCGTACCGATATATTGTCGCTTACACCGGGAACTCCTGGTCTGAGAACACAAATTCCCCGGATGATCAGGTCGATTTTGACCCCATGACAGGATGCCTGGTACAGCTTAAGGATAATATCTTTATCAACAAGTGAATTCATCTTGGCAATAATCCGGCCGCCTTGGCCCGCCTTGGCAAACTCAATCTCGCGGTCAATGAGTTCTTTGATTTTTTCCCGGAGACCCAGTGGCGCAACAACAATTTTGTTCCACATCGGGGGATCAGAATAACCGGACAGCACATTAAAGAAAGCCGACGCATCGGCGCCAAACTGGTCATTGGCGGTAAACAAGCCCATGTCGGTATACATTTTGGCGGTAGCATCATTGTAGTTGCCTGTGCCCATATGGACATAACGCTTGATGCCATCAAACTCCTGCCTGACTACCAGAATCATTTTGGCGTGGGTTTTTAGGCCAACCAGGCCGTAAATTACATGACAGCCGGCTTCTTCTAAGCGCTTGGCCCATAAAATATTGTTTTCTTCGTCAAACCTGGCTTTTAACTCGACCAGCACGGTGACCTGCTTACCGTTTTCAGCCGCCTGGGCCAGCGCCCGGACAATGGGAGAATTGCCGCTGACACGGTACAAGGTCTGTTTGATCGCCAGTACTTTCGGGTCAGTGGCAGCCTGCCTGACAAATTCCACTACCGGTTCAAACGACTCATAAGGATGGTGCAGCAGGATGTCGCGTTCACGAATAGTGTCAAATAAACTATCGGCGCCGATAAGATCTTGTGCCAGTTGGGGAATCATCGGATTGTGACGGAACTTATCCAGCCCCGGCAACTCGCTAAACTTGAAAAAGCAAGTAGCATCAAGCGGCCCGGGCACTTCATAAATATCCTGCTCTTCAATATTGAGGGTCCGCACAAGTAATTCGCGCAGTTGCTTGTTGTTAGGTCGGCCAAATTCAAGCCGCACGGCTTGACCACGCTTGCGCTGGCGCAGCGATTTCTCAACTTCCACCAGCAGGTCTTCGGCCTCTTCCTCGTCAATGGAGAGGTCGGCATTCCGGGTAATACGGAACGGCACTACGTCTTTAATGGTATAGCCATAGAAAAAGTTGGCGCAATAACGCTTAATGATATCTTCCAAAAATACAAACTGTCGTTTTTCGCCGGCGGAAGGCGCTTCAATAATTCGCGGCAGCACGGCCGGCACCTGAATCACGGCAGTATTGGGTTCACCCCGTTCCCGGCAGAGAAGTATCGCCAGATTAAGACTGCGGTTGGCCAAAAAGGGAAAAGGATGACCGGCGTCCACCGCCATGGGGGTAATGACGGGAAAGATCGTATTGGTAAAAAAATTCTCAATCCATTCTTGCGCCCGTTCATCAAGACTGTTGATATCGTTAAAATAGATATTCGCCGCTTCAAGCTCCCGCAGGATATTTTTCAAATACCGGTATTGAAGCTTAACGAGCTCATGCGTATCCTCGGCAATACATTTCAATTGCTCACTAACCGATAAGCCGGCAGCATCAACCTTATTGATACCGCTTTCCAGGCGGTGTTTAAGCCCGGCCACACGAATCATAAAAAATTCATCCAAATTCGAACTGGTAATAGCAATAAATTTTAATCGTTCAAGGAGCGGCTTGTGTTTGACATCGGCTTCACCCAGCACCCGCCGGTTAAATTTGAGCCAGCTAAGTTCACGGTTGAAAAAATATTCAGGACTGTCATGTATATCGCACCTTATATCGCTAGTCATAGTAATTACCCCGCCCGTCTGATTAATATAGCCCTTATGCCAAAAACATCTTCAAAAAAATCGGCCTTATCGGCAAATGTCCAGCCTTCAAGTGACATATCTTCACTACTGGTTACAGAAATGATCAGTTCATCGCCACGCAACACGGCTTCGGCCTGGCTTACTTTTTGGCGGTGACTGCGGTCAATGGCGTCAGCCAGCCGGATAATAGCCGAAAGCTTGGAGACGGTAACTTTTTGTTCCTGCGTCAAAACGGCAAAGTTGGCATCGCTGTCAGCCGGCGTGCCTTTGGAATGATAAAAGGCCACATTGGCCATTACCTGTTTTTCGGTTTCGGATAAACCCATTATATCTGACGAAACTATGAGCCGGTAAGAATAAAAATAATGCCGTCTGAGATTTACATATTTGCCAATATCATGAAGAATCGCAGCTACTTGTAAAAGCAGCCGGTGCCGTTCGCCCAGTCCATGGATACGCGCCAGCTTATCAAATAACAGCAGTGACCATTTTTCAACAGCAGCGGCATGAGCAGGATCATAATAAAATTTTTTGCCAATCTCCCAACACAGACTGATAAGCTGATTTTCAATGAGCTTATTATGTTCATGT is a window of Sporomusaceae bacterium ACPt DNA encoding:
- the ppk gene encoding Polyphosphate kinase, which gives rise to MTSDIRCDIHDSPEYFFNRELSWLKFNRRVLGEADVKHKPLLERLKFIAITSSNLDEFFMIRVAGLKHRLESGINKVDAAGLSVSEQLKCIAEDTHELVKLQYRYLKNILRELEAANIYFNDINSLDERAQEWIENFFTNTIFPVITPMAVDAGHPFPFLANRSLNLAILLCRERGEPNTAVIQVPAVLPRIIEAPSAGEKRQFVFLEDIIKRYCANFFYGYTIKDVVPFRITRNADLSIDEEEAEDLLVEVEKSLRQRKRGQAVRLEFGRPNNKQLRELLVRTLNIEEQDIYEVPGPLDATCFFKFSELPGLDKFRHNPMIPQLAQDLIGADSLFDTIRERDILLHHPYESFEPVVEFVRQAATDPKVLAIKQTLYRVSGNSPIVRALAQAAENGKQVTVLVELKARFDEENNILWAKRLEEAGCHVIYGLVGLKTHAKMILVVRQEFDGIKRYVHMGTGNYNDATAKMYTDMGLFTANDQFGADASAFFNVLSGYSDPPMWNKIVVAPLGLREKIKELIDREIEFAKAGQGGRIIAKMNSLVDKDIILKLYQASCHGVKIDLIIRGICVLRPGVPGVSDNISVRSIVGRFLEHHRIFYFGNGGDERVFLSSADWMPRNLNERVELFFPIEDPNHIERIKNIIAITLADNQKAYIMKRDGSYRRVDKRGKAINSQMEFFAEAQVASQVPDITMEQRLKPLYRRAE